In Amycolatopsis sp. FBCC-B4732, the genomic stretch CCGGACGAAGTGGCGGCGGACGGCCGGCTTCGCGAACCCGTGACGTTTCTCACCGAACCATCCGGCGCTGTCGTACGTAGCGGACCCGCGGCGGGACGGCGGGCGGACCGCAACCGGTACCAGCGTGCATCCCTGCGGTGAAACGGAAGTCGACCTGGGACGAACGTCACGACTTTCGGTGGTGGACTTTCCAAGAGCAGGCAGCAAGTGTGGACGGGTCACCGTGCCAAGATCACGTTCGCGCCACGGACTTGACGCGCCCTGAGCGGCTGCATACCGTCGTCGCGGGCGAAGCAGACCACGGTGATGTTGATCCGGCTGGTCGGAATCCGGGTGTTGACCGCCTCGGGCGACCCGAAACCATGTACTGCCGGAAGGAAAACGGACCCAGGTGAAGCAGATTTCTCTTCGACGCAACCGGGGATCCTCGATTCGGAAGCGCGTGCTCACGATCGCGCTCATCCCCAGTGTGGCCTTGTTGCTGGTCGGCGTGGCCCTCGCGGGCTACCTCATCTACGACGCGGTGACCGCACGCGACTACACCACGCGCATCCGGAATTCGGAAGCTCCGGCGATCCCGTTCTTCGCCGCGCTCCAGCAGGAGCGCCAGGCGACGCTGAGCCTCCTCGCCGGCCAGGGCAACCAGCGGGCCGTGCTCGCGGCCGTCCGCCCGAAGGTCGACTCGACCGCCGCGAAGGAGATCGAGAACCTCCGGGACAACTTCGCGGACTACGACGACACCCCGCCGAGCGTCCAGAAGAACATCGCCACGTTCTTCGGGGTCTTCCAGCAGCTGCCGCAGACGCGTCAGGCGGTCGACAGCGGCCAGATCCAGATCAGCCAGGCGTTCGCCTTCTACAACAGGATGCTCGACCAGTTCACCGACGGCGTCGCCGGGCTGGCGCAGAAGGCCCGCGGCGCGCAGAACGCGTTCGACCGGCTGACCGCCATCCCGCTGTTCACCGCGGCCGACGCGATGCAGCGCAGTGACGCGCTCGCCGCCGCCGGGCTCGCCGCGGGCGGGCTGACGAACGACGACTTCCGCGCCTACGTCGGCCAGGTCGGCGCCTACCACGCCCAGCTCGACGCCTCGGCGCCGAAGATGATCCCCGAGGTCAAGGCCAAGTACGACCAGCTGCTGGCCAGCCAGCCGTGGCAGACCGTGACCCAGGTGGAAACCGCTTTCCTGCGTGGTGACCTGACGAAGCTGCCGGTCGCGCAGGACCAGTGGCGCACCGCCGCCCGCCAGGTCGGCGACGCGCTGATGGGCATCTTCGTCGCGCAGAGCTCGAACGCGAGCCAGGCCGCCATCGAGGACGCCGACTCGACGTTCACCGAGTCGCTGATCGCCGGTGTGATCGCCGTCCTGTTCGCGGTCTTCGTGGTCTTCGTCGCCGTCCGGCTGTCGAACCGGCTCATCGGCCGGCTGCACCGGCTGCGCGAGGACACCCTCGACGCGGCGGAGGTCCGGCTGCCCGAGCTGGTCGCCCGGGTCCAGGCGGGCGAGCCCGTCGACCTGGAAGAGGGCGGGCACTTCCTCGACCACGGCACCGACGAGATCGGCCAGGTCGCCGACGCGTTCAACAAGGCGCAGCAGACCGCCATCGCGGCCGCCATCGACGAGGCGAAGATCAAGGAGGGCACCAAGGCGGTGTTCCTCAACATCGCCCACCGCAGCCAGGTCATCGTGCACCGCCAGCTCAAGGTGCTCGACCAGGCCGAGCGCAAGCAGGAGGACCCGGAGCAGCTGGACACCCTGTTCCAGCTGGACCACCTCTCCACCCGCGCCCGCCGCAACGCCGAGAACCTGATCATCCTCGGCGGCGGGCAGCCGGGCCGGCAGTGGCGCAACCCGGTCGGGCTGGCCGAGCTGGTCCGCGGCGCGTCCGCCGAGACCGAGGACTTCGCGCGGGTCAAGACGGCGGCGCTGCCGCAGATCGCCATCCGCGGCCCGGTCGTCGGCGACCTCGTGCACCTGCTCGCCGAGCTGATCGACAACGCGACGTCGTTCTCGCCGCCGCAGTCGCGGGTCGAGATCCGCGGCAACGTGGTCGGCAAGGGCGTCGTGATCGAGGTCGAGGACCAGGGCCTCGGGCTCGAGCCGGACCAGACCGAAGAGATCAACACGATGCTGGCCAGCCCGCCGGACTTCGGCATCATGGCGCTGTCCGACGAGCCGCGCCTCGGCCTGTTCGTGGTCGCGCGGCTGGCCGCCCGCCACGGCATCCAGGTGCACCTGCGCGAGTCCGCTTACGGCGGCACCCGGGCCATCGTCCTGGTGCGCACCGACCTGCTGGCCCCGCTCGCCGAGTCCGAGCCGGAGCAGCCGATCACCCCGCCGAAGCCGGAGCTCGTCCCGAACCCGGTCGAGCCGGAGCAGGGCAACGACGAGGTCGCGCCGCTCAAGCGCCCGCAGCGCCGCCCGGCCCGGCACCGCACCGAACCGCCCATGCCGACCCAGCCGGCGCCGGTCTCGCCGCCGCCGTCCGCGCCGACCCCGGTGGCGGCGCCGCCCGCGCCGCCGTCCGCGCCGACGCCGGTCCCGGTCGCTTCCGTCCCGGAGCCGGTGAGCCAGCCGACCCAGGCGCAGCCGGTGGCCCCGCTCCGCCCGCCGTCCCCGCCGAACCGGACCTCGCGCCCGGCCCGCCCGGCCGCGCAGCAGCCGGCGTGGCCGCCGCAGGAACCGCGCCCCGCGGTGCCCGAAGGACGGCCGCAGCAGCCGCGCCGCCCGGAGGCGCCCGGCCGCCCGCCGCTGCCCCAACGGCGACGCCAGCAGAGCCTCGTGCCGCAGTTGCGGGAAGATAAGCCCGCACAGGAACGCGAAGAGGTGCGGCTGGACTCCCCGGAGGCCGCCCGCAGCAGGCTGTCCGCGTTCCAGCAGGGCACCCGCCGGGCCCGTGACGAAGAGTTTCCCGAGAACGACGACACGTACGGAGAGCGCGAGTAATGGTCAACTCAGGCGCCCACGAGCTCGACTGGCTGCTCGACGACCTCGTAAAACGGGTCGCCGGGGCGGACCGGGCGGTGGTCCTGTCCTCGGACGGCCTGCTCATCGGGCGATCGGGAAACCTCTCCGAGGAGGACGCCGAACACCTGTCCGCGGTGGCTTCGGCGTTCCAGAGCCTCGCGCGCGGGACCGGACGGCACTTCGGCGGCGGCAACGTCCGGCAGACGATGGTCGAGATGGACCACGCGTTCCTCTTCGTGACCGCGGCCGGGCGGGGTGCCTGCCTGGCCCTGCTCGCGCGTGAAGACGCGGACATGGGCCTCGTCGCGTACGAGATGAACCTGATGGTGAAGCGCGTCGGCCAGGTGCTCACCTCGGCCCCGCGGACCGGTGCCGGCGTCCTGCCCACGTCGCCATGAGCGGACGGCACGAAGCCTGGTTCGACGACGAGGCCGGCCCCCTGGTCCGGTCGTACGCGGTCACGGGCGGCCGCACGCGGTCGGACACGCTCGGGCTCGACCTCATCACGCTCGTCGTCGCCCTGCGTACCGCGCACGAAGCGGGCATGCTCGAACCGGAGTACGCGCGGATCATCGCCCTGTGCCAGCGGCCGGTCTCGGTGGCCGAGGTGGCCGCCCGGGTCGACCTCCCGCTGCCCGTGGTCAAGGTGATGCTCAGCGACCTCATCGAGCAGAACCTGGTGCTGTTCCGTACCGCGGCACCGGCTCAGGAATCCCCCAACCGACACGTATTGCAGGCGGTCCTTGATGGCATCCGGAAACTCTGACCCCCGGCGGAACCTGACCGCGACCGCGGTCAAGGTACTCATCGCCGGCGGGTTCGGGGTCGGCAAGACCACGATGGTCGGCTCGGTGAGCGAAGTGCCGCCACTGCGGACCGAGGAGGTCATCACCACCGCCTCCGAAGGCGTCGACGACCTGTCGGGCGTCGAGCAGAAGACCACGACGACGGTCGCGCTCGACTTCGGCCGCATCACGATCAACCCGGACCTGATCCTGTACCTGTTCGGTACGCCGGGGCAGGACCGGTTCTGGTTCATGTGGGACGAGCTGGCCGAGGGCGCGCTCGGCGCCGTCGTCCTGGCCGACACCCGCAGGCTGGACAGCTGCTTCGCGGCCGTGGACTTCTTCGAGCGCCGCAACCTGCCGTTCGTCGTCGGCGTGAACTGCTTCGACGGCGCGTACCGCTACGGCACCGAGGAGGTCCGGCAGGCGCTCGACGTCGGCATGGACGTCCCGCTGCTGCTGTGCGACGCCCGGGACCGGGAGTCGACCAAGCAGGTGCTGACCAGCCTGATGGAACACGTGATGGCGCGGTCCGATCTGGCAGCCGCCCAGGGTGGCTACTGACCGGACCGCGCTCTCGCGGCGTCAGCGACGGCGCTTGACGAGCGTGTCCACGGCGAAGCGGCCCGGGCCGATCGCGGCGAACAGCAGGAAGACCCATGCGTAGACCGCGGCCGGCTCGCCCATGTTCTGCAGCGGCAGCAGGCCCATCGGGGCGTGCACGGTGAAGTAGGCGTAGGCCATCACGCCGGAGAGCAGGATCGCAGCGGGCCTGCTGGCGAGCCCGACGAGGAGCAGCAGCGCGCCGGCGAGCTCGAAGACGCTGCCCCACCAGCCGGGGAACGAGCCGAACGGGACGCCGCCGCCCTGGCCGTCGACGCCACCGAAGAAGCCGAATCCCTGCAAGCCGTGGAAGCCGAACAGGAACGAGATCACGATCCGGCTCGCGCCGATGACGATGCCGGTGACCTGCGTCTTCGGGGTGGCGGTGGACTGGGTCTCGCGGGCGATGGTGGTGGTCATTTCGGGGTTCCTTCCCTGGGTTGCTTCCGTGCCTTCTGCCTACGCGTCGAGCGGGTCACCACCGGATCGACAACCCCGGCGGATTTTTTTTCCGGGGGTTTCGGCAGACTGGGCCGATGGCGGGCAAACGCAGTGCCGGGCTCCTGCTCCACCGCGGGCGGGGCGAGGCCGTCGAAGTGCTCCTCGGGCACATGGGCGGGCCGTTCTGGGCGAAGAAGGACGCGGCGGCGTGGTCGCTGCCGAAGGGCGAGCTGGAGCCGGACGAAGAGCCGGAGGCCGCGGCGCGGCGTGAGTTCGCCGAAGAGCTGGGCCTCCCGGCCCCGGACGGCGAGTACGTCCCGCTGGGCGAGGTGAAGCAGTCGGGCGGCAAGGTCGTCACGGCGTGGGCGGTGGCCGGCGACCTCGACCCGGCGCTGGTGGTGCCGGGGACGTTCACCATGGAGTGGCCGCCGCGCTCGGGTCGTCAGCAGGAGTTCCCCGAGGTGGACCGGGTCGAGTGGTTCTCGCTGGCGGCGGCGCGCGAGAAGCTGCTGAAGGGCCAGCTGCCGTTCCTGGACCGGCTGCTGGAGCTAGTGCGCGAGTAGGGCGTCCAGCGGTTTGGCGGTGAAGGACGGCAGCACGACGTCGGCCTGCCCGAAGTCGAGGCTCTCGGTGATGGCGTTCGGCACGGCGACGCAGGTCAGCCCGGCGGCCTTGGCGGCGGTGACGCCGTGCGGGGTGTCCTCGAAGGCGATGGTCTGCGCCGCGGTCGTTCCGAGGGCGTCCAGCGCGGCGAGGTAGAGGTCGGGATCGGGCTTGGCCTTGTGCCGGTCCCCGGTGAGGACGGCGTCGAAGTGGTGGGCGATGCCGAGCCGGTCGAGGTGCGGGTTGACCCAGCCCCCGGACGAGCTGGAGGCGACGGCGAGCTTGAGGCCCCTTTCGTGCGCGGCCGCGAGGTAGGTCTCGACGCCTTCGCGGGCGCCGAGGGTCTCGAGGAGCTCGTAGACCCGGGCCTTGGTCCGGGGGCGCAGCGCGTCGACGTCGATGCCGGGCACGTGCTCGGCGAGCAGCGCGAACATGGCGGGCGTGGTGTGCTGGGTCCCGATGACGGCGTACCAGGCTTCCAGGGGGAGCTCGGTGCCGTGCTCGAGGAAGACCTCCTGCCACGCCTGGAGAACGGCGGACTCGGTGTCGGCGAGCGTGCCGTCGAAGTCGAAGACCAGGGCGCGGGTGGGCACGGGTGAACCCTGCCCGGTCGGTGATCGTTCAGGCAAGGGGGTTGTGACGAGCCTCGAAGGCCCGCATCGCCTGTTCGCCGCGGAGGGCGAAGACGACCTCCTCGATCCCGCCGGGGTCGGCCTGGCTGACGGTGGCGAGCGCGATCTCGGCGGCCGAGTCGAGGGGCCAGCGGTAGCTGCCCGTGGAGATGGCCGGGAAGGCGACGGTCCTGGCGCCCAGCTCCTTCGCGACTTCCAGGGCGTTGCGGTGGCAGTCGGCGAGCAGCCCGGACCGGTCTTCGGTGGCCGACCAGACGGGACCGACGGTGTGCACGACCCACTCGGCCGGCAGGTTCCCCGCGGTGGTGGCGACGGCTTGGCCGGTCTTGAGCCCTTTCCCGTAGTGCCCGGCCCGCAGCTCCCGGCACGCGGCGAGGATCTCGGGGCCGCCCTTGCGGTGGATGGCCCCGTCGACCCCGCCCCCGCCGAGCAGCGAGGAGTTGGCGGCGTTGACGACGACGTCCACCTCGAGGGTGGTGATGTCGGCGTCCAGGATCCGGATGCGCATGGGGTGGATCCTCCCGGACAGAATGGGTTCGTGCTGCTGAATTCCATCGCCGAGCTGGCCACTGAGGAGTACCCCGGCGAGTTGCCCTTCGGCGCGGAGTCGCGGCAGAACACGTGGCCCCTCGGCGGCCCTCGGCCGGCGGTCCGGTGCGCCGTCGGACCTTCTGAGTGTGGCACGACCAGCAGATCGGGGCGCTCACGTTGTCGCTCTCGTCGCTCGGCCCCGGCGAGTTGCCCTTCGGCGCGGAGTACGTGCCGACTCGTGAACTGACGCCGATCGGCGAGGAGGTCCTCGCCGATCCGAGTTCCGGCTTCGTGGCGTGGAGCGCGATCACTGCCTAGCCCAGGAAGAACTTCGTCAGCACCGGGGCCAGTGCCGTCGCCTTCACGATGTGCGTCTGGCCCGGCAGGGTCGCGTACTCCGCCGACGGCAGCACCTTCGCCAGCGACGACACCCCGTGCCGCATCCACTCGGGGCTGCGGTCGCCGTCGATCGCCAGCGTCGGGGTCGTCACCTCCGGCCACGACGGCGTCAGGGGCTCGCCCGACTGGCGGTCGCCCACCACTGCCGTGTCGTACGGGATCGTGTGGGCCACCTTCTTCAGCTTCGGCCAGAACGGCATCACGCGCATCATCGCCACCGTCGCGCGGCCCAGGCCGACGCCCTCGGTCATGAACAGCTTGACCGCCTTGCCGCGCTTGCCTTCGGCGAGAGCCGCGTCGAGGCGGGCCGGGTAGTCGGCCGGGACGCGGGGGCGGGTGGCGTCCACCACGAACGGGGGTTCGTACAGCGCCAGCTTCGGGACCGGCAGGGTGCGAGCCGCTTCGAGGGCCAGTGCCGCGCCCGACGAGATGCCGAACAGGAACGCTTCGCCGCCCGCTTCCTTCAGCAGGGCCTCGATGTCCTCGACCTCGCGCTCGATCGCGTACGGGCCCGTGTCGGTGCTCTCGCCCCGGCCGCGGCGGTCGTACGTGTACACCGCGAAGCGCCCGGAGAGCTCCTTCGCCAGCGCGTCGTTCGGGGACGAGCCGCGGTAGCACATCGCGCCGTCGACCAGCACGAGCGCGGGGCCGGTGCCCGAGCGCGTGTACGCGATCTTGGTGCCGTCGGCGGAAATCGTCGTGGTCATCGGGACTCTCCTCGCGGCATCAGGTGGGCGGACGTCGTGGCGAGCCAGGCCCAGGCGAGCACCACGGCCGCCCAGAAACCGAGGGTGACGGCCGGGCTCGCCGAGCCGGACGCTACGCCGCCGAAGCCTACGAGGAACAGCAGGCCGGTGATCCGCGAGTACCACGCCCGGGCCGTCGGCAGGTGCGCGCCGATCGCGAAGCACGCGGCGACCAGCGCGGCGAAACCGACGCCGCCGCAGGCGAAGTGCAGGGCGCCGTGCCAGCTCACCGACGACGGCGGGCCGGCCGGCGTGCCCAGCGGGAAGCCGTCCTGCGGGTCGGCGCGGAAGACGCCGGCGCAGATCAGGCTGACGCCGTACACCGCCAGCAGTCTCGGCCCCCACCTCCCGGGCAGGACGCGCCGGAGGCCCGCCGCGGCCGCGAGCGTCAGGAGGCCGGTGACGAGGAAGTTCGCGACCTGAACGAAGCCGAGCGAGCCGTTGGCCAGGATGCTCGCCGGGTGCCGCGTGAAGTCGAAGCCGGCGCGGGTCAGGCCCTGGAGCACGGCGGTGCCGACGAAGACCGGTCCGGCGAGGATTCCGCAGGTCAGCAGCGTGCGGGTGGGTGCGGAGACGCGGGTGGGAAGCGTGGTCGTGGTCATGCGGACAGCCTGGCATCCGATCATTCGAACTGTCAAGACAAAAAAAGTTGTCGGTGACACCGGTTCGGATCGGCTGCGGCCGAGATTCGGCTCAGGCGGAGCGCAGGGTGAGGAGCGTGATCTCGCTGGGCGCGAAGACGCGGAACGGCGGACCCCAGAACCCGGTGCCCCGGCTGTTGTACAGCTGGGTCGGGCCGTGCCGGGTCAGGCCGGACAGCGTCGGCTGGTCGAGGCGCACCAGGAGGTGGAACGGCCAGATCTGCCCGCCGTGGGTGTGGCCCGAGATCTGCAGGTCGACGTCGGCCTCGCGGGCCTCGCGGACCTGCTTCGGCTGGTGTGCGAGCAGCACCACCGGGACGCCTTCGGGGCGGTCGGCCAGCGCCGCGGCCAGGTCGGGGCCGTGGCCCGGGAGGCCCGAAGAGGTGCCGGTCGGATCGTCGATGCCGGCGAACAGGATCCGGTCGCCGCCGCGCTCCAGCAGGGTCGAGCGGTTGTGCAGCGTGTCCCAGCCGAGCCCTTCCATGTGGTCGAGCCACGCCTGGGCTTCGCCGAAGTACTCGTGGTTGCCGGTGATGTAGAAGCGCCCGAGCGCGGCCTCGACGCCGCCGAGCGGGTCGACCTGCTTGCGGCGCTTGGCCACTGCGCCGTCGGCGAGGTCGCCGGCGTGGCAGACGACGTCGGCCTGCAGGGCGTTGACCGCCGCGACGACCTGCTCCGACCACTTCGTGCGGTCGATCGGGCCGAAGTGGGTGTCGGTCAGCACGGCGACGCGCAGGCCGTCGAGCCCCGGCCCGAGGCGCGGGACGACGACGTCCGTCCGCTTCACCGGCGGCACGCGCATGGCGACGCGGTTGCCGTGCACGAGCAGGACGGCGGCCACCAGCACGGTCGAGCCCGCGACGATCCGCGACCGCAGCGGGTCTTCGACGCCGAGCAGCGCGACCCGCAGGACGAGGCTCAGGATGCACCAGCTGAACAGCACCCAGATCACGGCGAGCAGGGAGTCGCCGAGGCGCGCGGACGCGTCGCTCTGGCGCTTGGAGTGCCCGCGGAACATCGCGATCGGCATCGTGACCAGGCCGGCCGCCAGCACGACGGTGCCGGCGATCGTGCCCGCCAGGCCCCATTCCGGCGCCAGCACGAGCGTCCACCACGGCACGCCGTACAGCAGCAGCATGGCCAGGATCGGCACGACGACGAGTTGCCCTCTCATCGAACCAGGTTACAGCCCATCGGGCTGTTAGCGTTTTCGCTACCCTGGGAGGCGGAGGAAGGGGGACGGCCGTGAACACGCTGCTCGAGCTGGCGTTCCCCGCGTTGACCGGCCCGACCGCGCTGGTCGCCTTCGCCTCCCTCGCCGCCGCGAGCCTCCTGGTCGTGCTGCTGGCCGGCAGCACGCACCGCAGCGAAGTTGCGCTGTGGTCGGCGCCGGTGCGCAGCCGCGTCACGGCGTTGCGCCGCCGGGCCCGCCACGCCGAGTCGATCCGCCTCCGCGACCCGGGAAGAGCCGGCCGCAGCAGGCCACGAGCACCCGGGCACCGCAGCACGGCTGCGTGAGCTCGGCACGCAGCCATTCCGCCTGTCCCATTCCTTTTCACTCACGCGGAGTGCTGCCCATGTTCGGCTTTCTCGACGTGCCCGTTTCCGGCGCGTACCACCTGATCCACGCCCTCACCGGCCCGCTTTCGACGGCGCTGGCCATCGTCGTGTTCACCCTCGCCGTGCGGCTCCTGCTGCACCCGCTCGCCCGCTCGGCCGCCCGCGGCGAGCGCGCCCGGGCCACTCTGCTGCCGGAGCTGCGGGCGCTGCGGGAGAAACACGGCGGCGACCGCGACAGGCTGGCCGCGGAGATGACGAAGCTGCGGCAGGAGTCCGGGACGTCGTTGTTCGTCGGCTGCCTGCCGATGCTGCTGCAGCTGCCGTTCTTCACGGTCATGTACCGGCTCTTCACCGCCCCGGCGATCGGCGGCGAGCCCAATTCCCTGCTCGGCGCGACGCTGTTCGGGACGCCGCTGGGCGCGCACGGCCTGGCCGGCAGCCCGCTGGTGTTCGTCATCGCGGCGGGGCTGGCGGTCGTGGCGTGGTGTTCGGTCCGCTGGCAGGACCGCCACCGCTCCGAGACACCGGGCGTCCCGGACGTCCCGGGCGGCAAGCTCCTGCGCCTGCTGCCGTACGGAACGGTGCTCGCAACCCTGGTCCTGCCCCAGGCGGCGGGCCTCTACCTGCTCACGACGACGGCGTGGACCGCGGCCGAGCGCGCGCTGCTACGACGCGGTTCGTGAGCGGCGCCAGTCCCGGACCGCTTCCTCGACGTCCACCAGCGCCACCGTCAGCGGGGGACCCGTGTGGTGGTTGAGGTAGGCCTGCCGGATCCGCTCGTTGAGGTCGGTCACGACCTCCCGCACGCGCGCTTCGGTGCGCTCGGCGGCGAGCGTGGCCGGCAGGTCCTGGACTTCGCGTTTGAGCGCCAGTGCCGGCGGCAGCAACGCCTTCGTGTCGTGGCCGCCCCTGCGGACCTCGCGCAGCACCCAGTCGGTCGCCGCGTCGTTGCCGGTCGGTTTCGGCAGCGGGCGGCCGGTGCCCGGGAGGTCGTCGAACTCGCCGCGGTCGCGGGCTTCGGCGATCTGCCGGTCGACCCACCAGCGGAAAGAGACTTTCGTCGGCTTGCGCCGGGTCATCGCCGCACCCCCCTCGTCCGCCGTCCAGGGTAATCTCCGGGGAAGGAGCGAGGGGACCGCATGACCGTCGAACGCAGTGGCGCCGATGCCGTCGACCGCACGCTCGCGCTGCTCTGGCGCGCCCGCGGTGGCACTTCCGAACCGACCAGGGGCCGCAAGCCGACGTTGACGGTCGAGCGGATCGTCGCCGCCGCGATCGGGGTCGCGGACGCCGACGGGCTGGCCGCCGCGTCGATGCACCGGGTCGCCAAGGAGCTCGGCGCCGGCACGATGACGCTCTACACCTACGTGCCCGGCAAGGCCGAGCTGGTGGACCTGATGGTCGACGACGTGCTCGTCGAGCGCCGGCTGCCGGGCCCGGGCGAACCGCGGTCCGGGGACTGGCGTGAACAGGTGGCGCTCTACGCCGAACGGACCCGGGCGGCCTACCGCGCCCACCCGTGGCTGTGCGAGGTTTCGCGGGTCCGGCCGCCGCTGGGGCCCGGGCAGCTGGCCGGGCAGGAGTACCTGCTGTCCATTGTGGACGCGCTGGGGCTGGCGCCGCGGCAGGCGGTCGCCGCGGCCAACGCGATCGGCACGTACGTCGACGCGAACGCCGCGCTCGGCGCGGAGAACACCAGCCTCGAACGCAGCACCGGCCAGTCGACCGAAGCCTGGTGGCACCAGCGGTCTTCCTTCTGGGAGGACTACTTCGTGGTCGACGCGCACCCGGCGATGAACCGGATCTGGCTCGGCGGCGGCTTCGACCAGAGCGCCGAAGCGCAGGGCGAAAAGGCGTACGAGTTCGGCCTGAACCGCATGCTCGACGGCATCGAGGCGCTGGTCGGCTAGCGCCGGCTGCGCCACCGCAGCCGGCGTCGCTCCTGGCGGGGCACTTCGACCGCCGAGCCGCCGCGCAGCAGGTCGCGGCAGACCGGGTCGAACCGGCCGGGTGCCTCGATCATCGGCGCCGCCAGGACCAGGTGCCCGCACACCGCCCGGAACCGCCCGTCGTGCCGTCCCGTCGCGAACTCGTCTTCGGTGACGGCGTGGGTGTAACCGTCGGTGTCGCAGCGGATGTGCACCAGGAACGGCTCCACCGGGCTCACCCGGCCGGGGTGGTCGAGGTGGTTTCGGTCGGGGTCGCCGGAGCGTCGGCCGGGTTGGTGCTCGAAGGCGTCTCCGGCGGCGGGGTGGTGGTGGCCGTCGTCGACGGCGGCGGCGTGCTGGTGGACGGCGGCGGCGTCGACGGGTCCGTGGTCGGGGTCGTCGGCTTGGTGGTGGTGCTGGTCGGGCTGGTCGGGGACGTCGGCGTGGTGCTGCCCGGCGGCGTCGACGTGCCCGGCAGCGAGCCCGGCGGCTGGGCGGTCACCGGCGGCGCGGGCGGGGCCGGGACCCCGACCGGGGCACCGGCCGCGGCGGCGTCCGGGGCGTCGGGCGCGCCGATCGGCACCTGGCTGTCGGGCAGCTGGGCCACCCCGCCGCGGTAGGCCGACGCCCACGCCATCACCGTGTCCACATAGGACTGCGAGTTGTTGTAGCGGCGCACGGCGATGCGCTGCCCCGCGTCGGTCGAGAGGTCCAGCCCGCCCGAGCACAGGTAGCGCGCGGTGGCCAAGGCCTCGTCGTAGACGTTGTTCGGGTTCGACACGCCGTCGCCGTTGCCGTCGGAGGCGTAGCCGCGCCACGTCGACGGGATGAACTGCGTCGGGCCGACCGCGCGGTCCCACACGGCGTCGCCGTCGTACTTGCCGCCGTCGGTGTCGGGGATCGCGGCGAACGCGCCGGCACCGTTGAGCACCGGGCCGAGGATCGGTTCGAGGGTGTCGCCCTTGGCGTTGACGTACCCGCCGCGGGCGTGGTTCGACTCGATCCGGCCGATGCTCGCGATCAGCGCCCAGTCCAGGTGGCAGTTCGGCTGCTCCTTGGCCAGGATGTCGGCGGCGTTCTGGTACGCCTTGAGCATGCTGCCCGGGATGCCGAGTGGCCCGGAGATGCCCGCGGAGCCGGCGCGCCCGCCGGGCACGACCAGCGGCGTGGGCAGCGGGGGCTGGGGCAGGCTGCCGTCGACGGCGATCGGCGGCATGACGATGGTGGGCTGCTGCAGCGGCGCGGCTTGGTCCGGCAGGGCGTTGCCGGCGTCGGCGACCACGACGGGCGCGGGCAGGCCGGTGGTCAGCGTCGGCAGCACGACGAGCGCGCCGCCCGCGAGCGCGGCCGCGGTGCGGCGTACCGCCCGCGAGCTCTTGCGACGTGGCCGGTGCTTCGGCATGGTCGTCCCCGCTTCCCTCGATCTTCGCTGATCGCCTCACCCGATCGGCCCCACCCACCGGTACTGACCGGTAGGAGCAAGCTATCCGATGGGAGCGAACTTTGGCGAATGGCACAGCGAAATCCGGCCGTCGCGGAGAAGTTCGTCCTGATGGCACAAAACCTTAGTAGGGAATCTGTCACATTCACCAGGACTTAACGGGTCGCCGAGGACAGTTTGCCGAGCAGTGCGCCGGGCACGGTGATCCCGCGCTGTGCCACGTCCGAGGAAAACCGCCGGACGAGCGAATCCGAAGGCGTAGCGGCGAACACCACGACTTCGCGGTGCAGCGCCGGCTTCAGCCGCCGCAGCGCACCGGCGAAGGTCCGGGAGAGCGCGGTCGTCGGGACCAGGGCCAGACCGAGCCCCGCCGCCGCGAGCTGAGCCGCCGTAGCCGCTTGCTTCGTCCGCATCACCACGTCCAGCACGGCCCCGCGGCGCGCCGCTTCCTCGTCGAGCCAGCCGCCGAGTCCGTTGTCGGGGTGGTAGTGCACCACCGGCAGCCCGGCGAGGTCGGTCATCGCGAGCGCCGTTCGCGCGGCGAGCGGGTGGTCCGCGGCCAGCGCCACGACGACCTCCTCGCGCCCGACCACCTCGACCGGCCCGGTCCAGCGGCTCGG encodes the following:
- a CDS encoding DUF1992 domain-containing protein codes for the protein MTRRKPTKVSFRWWVDRQIAEARDRGEFDDLPGTGRPLPKPTGNDAATDWVLREVRRGGHDTKALLPPALALKREVQDLPATLAAERTEARVREVVTDLNERIRQAYLNHHTGPPLTVALVDVEEAVRDWRRSRTAS
- a CDS encoding O-acetyl-ADP-ribose deacetylase produces the protein MRIRILDADITTLEVDVVVNAANSSLLGGGGVDGAIHRKGGPEILAACRELRAGHYGKGLKTGQAVATTAGNLPAEWVVHTVGPVWSATEDRSGLLADCHRNALEVAKELGARTVAFPAISTGSYRWPLDSAAEIALATVSQADPGGIEEVVFALRGEQAMRAFEARHNPLA
- a CDS encoding DUF998 domain-containing protein → MTTTTLPTRVSAPTRTLLTCGILAGPVFVGTAVLQGLTRAGFDFTRHPASILANGSLGFVQVANFLVTGLLTLAAAAGLRRVLPGRWGPRLLAVYGVSLICAGVFRADPQDGFPLGTPAGPPSSVSWHGALHFACGGVGFAALVAACFAIGAHLPTARAWYSRITGLLFLVGFGGVASGSASPAVTLGFWAAVVLAWAWLATTSAHLMPRGESR
- a CDS encoding DUF6412 domain-containing protein; the encoded protein is MNTLLELAFPALTGPTALVAFASLAAASLLVVLLAGSTHRSEVALWSAPVRSRVTALRRRARHAESIRLRDPGRAGRSRPRAPGHRSTAA
- a CDS encoding alpha/beta fold hydrolase, with translation MTTTISADGTKIAYTRSGTGPALVLVDGAMCYRGSSPNDALAKELSGRFAVYTYDRRGRGESTDTGPYAIEREVEDIEALLKEAGGEAFLFGISSGAALALEAARTLPVPKLALYEPPFVVDATRPRVPADYPARLDAALAEGKRGKAVKLFMTEGVGLGRATVAMMRVMPFWPKLKKVAHTIPYDTAVVGDRQSGEPLTPSWPEVTTPTLAIDGDRSPEWMRHGVSSLAKVLPSAEYATLPGQTHIVKATALAPVLTKFFLG
- a CDS encoding membrane protein insertase YidC — encoded protein: MFGFLDVPVSGAYHLIHALTGPLSTALAIVVFTLAVRLLLHPLARSAARGERARATLLPELRALREKHGGDRDRLAAEMTKLRQESGTSLFVGCLPMLLQLPFFTVMYRLFTAPAIGGEPNSLLGATLFGTPLGAHGLAGSPLVFVIAAGLAVVAWCSVRWQDRHRSETPGVPDVPGGKLLRLLPYGTVLATLVLPQAAGLYLLTTTAWTAAERALLRRGS
- a CDS encoding metallophosphoesterase; translated protein: MRGQLVVVPILAMLLLYGVPWWTLVLAPEWGLAGTIAGTVVLAAGLVTMPIAMFRGHSKRQSDASARLGDSLLAVIWVLFSWCILSLVLRVALLGVEDPLRSRIVAGSTVLVAAVLLVHGNRVAMRVPPVKRTDVVVPRLGPGLDGLRVAVLTDTHFGPIDRTKWSEQVVAAVNALQADVVCHAGDLADGAVAKRRKQVDPLGGVEAALGRFYITGNHEYFGEAQAWLDHMEGLGWDTLHNRSTLLERGGDRILFAGIDDPTGTSSGLPGHGPDLAAALADRPEGVPVVLLAHQPKQVREAREADVDLQISGHTHGGQIWPFHLLVRLDQPTLSGLTRHGPTQLYNSRGTGFWGPPFRVFAPSEITLLTLRSA
- a CDS encoding TetR/AcrR family transcriptional regulator — protein: MTVERSGADAVDRTLALLWRARGGTSEPTRGRKPTLTVERIVAAAIGVADADGLAAASMHRVAKELGAGTMTLYTYVPGKAELVDLMVDDVLVERRLPGPGEPRSGDWREQVALYAERTRAAYRAHPWLCEVSRVRPPLGPGQLAGQEYLLSIVDALGLAPRQAVAAANAIGTYVDANAALGAENTSLERSTGQSTEAWWHQRSSFWEDYFVVDAHPAMNRIWLGGGFDQSAEAQGEKAYEFGLNRMLDGIEALVG